One window of Candidatus Binatia bacterium genomic DNA carries:
- a CDS encoding DUF3084 domain-containing protein codes for MNVVEFVRGVGNVIFVMAIAGAVAYVGDRVGHQVGRRRLTLFGIRPRYTSTIVAIATGMVIALAVTLIAIFASQQVKTAFFRLNSINQQIAELQSRQRDLETKVNTGKLVLPVDTLMVPFYRIIPQTATQSQRLSTIRDYYFFAVKYVNATYPRFGLKPYAIPTDADKKLSGLANDLTTTAALAQGNVMLTVTSDQNLFENDEIHFAINVTLDSRYFSKGQTIAELVIPGKSGATINIAMIQLQNIVEVTARRLHLPPFLTGIQPVQLIPDEAQMQQRISRPGTYVLTAFAAADFYPHLGGIPIVIVLTQRS; via the coding sequence ATGAACGTCGTCGAGTTCGTGCGCGGCGTCGGGAACGTCATCTTCGTGATGGCGATTGCCGGCGCGGTGGCGTACGTCGGCGACCGCGTCGGTCATCAGGTGGGGCGGCGCCGCCTCACGCTCTTCGGGATCCGCCCGCGCTACACGTCGACCATCGTCGCGATCGCGACCGGAATGGTGATCGCCCTCGCCGTTACGCTGATCGCGATCTTCGCCTCGCAGCAGGTGAAGACGGCATTTTTCCGCCTCAACTCGATCAATCAGCAGATCGCCGAACTGCAGTCGCGTCAGCGCGATCTCGAGACAAAGGTCAACACCGGAAAACTCGTCTTGCCGGTCGATACGCTGATGGTGCCGTTCTATCGCATCATTCCGCAGACGGCGACGCAGTCGCAGCGCCTCTCGACGATCCGCGACTACTACTTCTTCGCGGTCAAGTACGTCAACGCGACGTATCCGCGCTTCGGCCTCAAGCCGTACGCCATTCCGACCGACGCCGACAAGAAGCTCAGCGGCTTGGCGAACGATCTGACGACGACGGCGGCGCTCGCGCAGGGCAACGTCATGCTGACGGTTACGTCCGATCAGAATCTCTTCGAGAACGACGAGATTCACTTCGCGATCAACGTGACGCTCGATTCGCGGTACTTCAGCAAGGGCCAGACGATCGCGGAGCTCGTCATCCCCGGGAAGAGCGGCGCGACGATCAACATCGCGATGATTCAGCTTCAGAACATCGTCGAGGTGACGGCGCGGCGACTCCACCTGCCGCCGTTCCTTACCGGCATCCAGCCCGTCCAATTGATCCCCGACGAGGCCCAGATGCAACAGCGGATCAGCCGGCCGGGGACCTACGTCCTGACCGCCTTCGCAGCCGCGGACTTCTACCCGCACCTCGGCGGGATTCCGATCGTCATCGTCCTCACGCAACGGTCGTGA